From the genome of Papaver somniferum cultivar HN1 chromosome 2, ASM357369v1, whole genome shotgun sequence, one region includes:
- the LOC113349068 gene encoding 14 kDa proline-rich protein DC2.15-like yields the protein MAASMTPAVLFLSLNILFFTLVSSTYVPCPPPPKKSMTPKHPPMKTPSKPSTPKSPPSKPSSPKSPPSTKPVSCPRDTLKLGVCANLLNDIVHVVVGTPANTPCCSLISGLTDLQAAVCLCTAIKAQVLGINLNVAVDLSLIVNTCGKKIPSGFKCA from the coding sequence ATGGCGGCTTCCATGACACCAGCAGTCCTCTTTCTGTCTCTAAACATACTGTTCTTCACCCTTGTGAGTTCAACTTATGTTCCATGCCCACCACCTCCAAAAAAGAGTATGACACCTAAACACCCTCCAATGAAAACACCATCAAAACCCTCCACACCAAAATCGCCGCCATCAAAACCCTCATCACCAAAATCCCCGCCATCAACTAAACCTGTTAGCTGCCCAAGGGATACCCTAAAATTGGGTGTTTGTGCTAATTTGCTAAATGATATTGTGCACGTTGTCGTTGGAACCCCAGCTAACACTCCTTGTTGCAGTCTCATTAGTGGTTTGACTGATCTTCAAGCTGCTGTCTGCTTGTGCACTGCCATTAAAGCTCAAGTTTTGGGAATTAACCTTAATGTTGCCGTCGACCTCAGTTTAATTGTTAATACTTGTGGCAAGAAGATTCCATCTGGTTTCAAATGTGCCTAA